One window of Quercus robur chromosome 5, dhQueRobu3.1, whole genome shotgun sequence genomic DNA carries:
- the LOC126727357 gene encoding G-type lectin S-receptor-like serine/threonine-protein kinase At1g11300 isoform X2 — protein MISNGSVFKLGFFSPVNSTNRYLGIWYNNISAFTVVWVANRQKPLNDSSGLLTISEDGNLVVLNGQKEILWSSNVNNSVANSSAQLLDLGNLVLKENTIGTTLWGSFKNPSDTGLPEMKYSTNERTGEKVQLTSWKSPSDPSIGSFSAGISRQSLTQGFIWKDGRPYFRFGPWNGQEFIGIPTVPIFHDKFSVIQIPDGTTYLTSSSYVVLTTQGNTEVRIWDSEKEDWEVVWKAMLSVCDIYGTCGAFGSCNSMSSPICSCLEGFEPKNTEEWNRQNWTSGCARRTPLQCGSVNTSGEAGKMDGFLKLNMMKVPDFVEWSEAQEDDCRQQCLQNCSCIAYAFDLGASCMTWTRTLIDTQKFSNSSGIDLYIRVAHSEFDTNGDVRKIVTITVIIGTIFISIFTYLLWRWIAKRKARRKKEKEMLMFNREAHKKFPSEDMLGDNLNQLKVQKLPLFDFVKLASATNNFHESNKLGQGGFGPVYRGKLSDVQEIAIKRLSKTSGQGLEEFMNEVVIISKLQHRNLVRLLGCCVEGEEKMLIYEYMPNKSLDAFLFG, from the exons ATGATCTCCAATGGAAGTGTTTTCAAACTGGGATTCTTCAGCCCAGTGAATTCTACCAACCGCTACCTAGGGATATGGTATAACAACATTTCTGCATTCACAGTCGTATGGGTAGCGAACAGACAGAAACCCCTCAACGATTCTTCTGGACTTCTTACTATATCTGAGGACGGCAACCTTGTAGTATTAAACGGACAAAAGGAGATTCTTTGGTCATCGAATGTTAACAACTCTGTTGCCAATTCAAGCGCCCAGCTTTTAGATTTGGGGAACCTTGTCTTAAAAGAAAACACTATAGGGACAACCTTATGGGGGAGTTTCAAAAATCCTTCTGATACAGGCTTACCCGAGATGAAATATAGTACTAATGAAAGAACAGGTGAGAAAGTGCAGTTGACATCATGGAAAAGCCCTTCTGATCCATCCATTGGAAGCTTCTCTGCTGGAATTTCTCGTCAAAGTCTTACTCAGGGATTCATTTGGAAAGATGGTAGACCATATTTCCGCTTTGGTCCATGGAATGGTCAGGAGTTTATTGGAATACCAACAGTTCCTATATTTCATGACAAATTTAGTGTCATACAAATCCCAGATGGAACTACATATTTAACTTCATCTTCATACGTTGTCCTGACTACCCAAGGAAATACAGAGGTAAGAATTTGGGATAGTGAGAAGGAGGATTGGGAGGTTGTGTGGAAAGCTATGCTCAGTGTGTGTGATATTTATGGCACGTGTGGTGCATTTGGAAGCTGTAATTCAATGAGTTCCCCAATTTGCAGTTGTTTAGAGGGGTTTGAGCCAAAGAACACAGAAGAATGGAATAGACAAAATTGGACTAGTGGATGTGCAAGGAGGACACCGTTGCAGTGTGGGAGCGTGAACACCAGTGGTGAAGCTGGCAAAATGGATGGGTTTTTGAAACTGAACATGATGAAGGTGCCAGACTTTGTAGAATGGTCAGAAGCTCAGGAAGATGATTGCAGGCAGCAGTGTTTGCAGAATTGTTCTTGTATAGCTTATGCATTTGATTTAGGTGCAAGTTGTATGACATGGACTCGAACCTTAATTGATACACAGAAATTCTCTAACAGTAGCGGAATTGATCTTTATATTCGTGTAGCCCATTCGGAATTTG ATACAAATGGAGATGTGAGGAAAATTGTCACTATTACAGTTATCATAGgaacaatttttatttcaatcttcACGTACTTATTGTGGAGGTGGATTGCTAAACGCAAAG caaggagaaagaaagagaaggagatGTTAATGTTCAATAGAGAAGcacataaaaaatttccaagTGAAGACATGCTTGGAGACAATCTGAACCAATTGAAAGTCCAGAAACTACCACTATTTGATTTTGTGAAGCTAGCGAGTGCAACAAACAACTTCCATGAATCTAACAAGCTTGGGCAAGGTGGATTTGGTCCCGTATACAGA GGAAAATTGTCAGATGTGCAAGAAATTGCAATAAAAAGACTTTCCAAAACTTCTGGACAAGGGTTGGAAGAGTTTATGAATGAGGTGGTAATAATTTCTAAGCTCCAACATCGGAATCTTGTTAGGCTCCTTGGTTGTTGTGTTGAAGGAGAAGAGAAGATGTTAATTTATGAATACATGCCGAACAAAAGTTTGGATGCATTTCTCTTTGGTTAG